One genomic region from Methanofastidiosum sp. encodes:
- a CDS encoding site-specific DNA-methyltransferase encodes MKELPPESIDLLLTDPPYGYSFLGKDWDRAVPKVDIWKECNRLLKPGSFAFIMSAPRLDCLSKMALNLGEAGFEIGFTPIFWAYHSGFPKALDISKVIDRRLGLKREAVEMPGRQRSALCWGKHYACDRQEIDFTLPASDDAKRLSGGYAGFQPKPAVEVVIVAMKPISEKSHTDQALKNGKGVTWIKDCSIPAEDGFSRFPSNLLACDKVFGGDSYMFDLDMWFEERVGSLPKDIADRFPFLFVKKPSKSEKESGCESIGPKRWCDDEESVDIPQKRNRAERHNYHPTVKPVKLMSYLTVLGSRPKETILDPFLGSGTTAMACELLGRRWIGIELEREYAEIAAARISNSGLIFRASLEKERLDS; translated from the coding sequence ATGAAAGAGCTTCCTCCTGAATCGATTGATCTTCTTCTGACAGACCCTCCATATGGCTACTCTTTTTTGGGAAAGGACTGGGACAGGGCAGTTCCGAAAGTTGATATCTGGAAAGAGTGCAACAGGCTTCTAAAACCTGGATCATTTGCATTTATCATGAGCGCACCAAGGCTCGACTGCTTGTCAAAAATGGCCCTAAATTTAGGGGAGGCAGGATTTGAGATCGGATTCACACCGATATTCTGGGCATACCACTCTGGATTTCCCAAAGCTCTTGACATATCGAAAGTGATCGACAGGAGGCTTGGCCTTAAAAGAGAGGCTGTTGAAATGCCGGGAAGGCAGAGATCAGCACTTTGCTGGGGGAAGCACTATGCCTGTGACAGGCAGGAGATTGATTTTACGCTTCCTGCATCTGATGACGCAAAAAGGCTATCAGGAGGCTATGCAGGATTTCAGCCCAAGCCCGCCGTTGAAGTGGTAATAGTTGCCATGAAGCCGATATCGGAAAAAAGCCATACCGACCAGGCCTTAAAAAACGGGAAAGGAGTAACGTGGATAAAAGACTGTTCAATCCCGGCTGAAGACGGATTTTCAAGGTTCCCCTCAAATCTACTCGCCTGCGATAAGGTGTTCGGCGGGGACTCCTACATGTTCGACCTTGACATGTGGTTTGAGGAGAGGGTGGGGTCACTTCCCAAAGACATAGCGGACAGATTCCCATTCCTCTTTGTGAAGAAGCCCTCAAAGAGCGAGAAAGAATCAGGATGCGAATCCATAGGGCCAAAGAGGTGGTGCGATGACGAGGAGTCAGTCGACATCCCTCAAAAGAGGAACAGAGCGGAAAGGCACAACTACCACCCAACTGTGAAGCCTGTAAAGCTCATGTCTTACCTGACTGTTCTGGGGTCTAGGCCAAAAGAGACAATTTTGGATCCTTTCCTTGGAAGCGGCACTACTGCCATGGCATGCGAGCTCTTGGGGAGAAGGTGGATCGGCATAGAGCTTGAGAGGGAGTATGCAGAGATAGCAGCCGCCAGGATATCTAACTCTGGCCTTATTTTTAGGGCCAGCTTAGAGAAAGAGAGGCTTGATTCTTAA